Below is a genomic region from Pantanalinema sp..
AGCCGAACCGCCGGGTGATGATCTACCCGGCCGAGCTCTTCGACTGAGAAAGATCCGGCGAGCCGCCCGCTTGACTTTGGCAGGCGGCTCGCTTACGCTTCGTAAGTTATCGCTTACATGAAGTAAGCACATGATCGAGACAAGTGATCGAGAGGTGAACCCCATGACCCCGCCGCCCTCCCTTCTGCCCTCCGAGGCGATCGCCACCCGGGCGCTCAGCGTCCTCGAAGCCGCCGAGCAGCGTCACTCCATCCGCAAGTACCAGCCCGTTCCCGTGCCGCAGGAGCACCTGCGCGAGATGGTTCGCCTGGCGGGGCTCGCCCCCTCGGCCTTCAACGCCCAGCCCTGGCGCTTCGTCGCGGTGCAGGACTCCGCTCTGAAGGCGCAGCTGCACGAGGCGGCGTTCAAGCAGGCGCAGGTGCTCTCGGCGCCGGCGGTGATGGTGCTCTACACCGACATGGAGGACACCCTGGCGACCCTCGACGAGGTCCTTCACCCGGGCCTGCCGGAGGAGCGCAGGGCGGCCACGAAGGCCGGCATCACCTCCTCGTTCGCGGCCAAGAGCGAGGGCGAGCGCGAGGCGTGGGCCGCCGCCCAGGGGCACATCGCGCTGGGTTACCTGGTGCTCGCGGCCCAGTCGCTGGGCTATGCCACCTCGGTGATGGGGGGCTTCGAGCCCGAAAAGGTCAAGCAGCTCCTCGGCCTGCCCGCTCATGTCTCGATCCCTGCCCTGGTGGCCGTCGGGGTGGCGGACGAGGCGGGCTTCCCCACGCATCGCCACGGGCTGGACCGCATCCTGAGCATTCGCTGAGCGGTCCGGCGCGCTTGGGCGA
It encodes:
- a CDS encoding nitroreductase family protein; protein product: MIETSDREVNPMTPPPSLLPSEAIATRALSVLEAAEQRHSIRKYQPVPVPQEHLREMVRLAGLAPSAFNAQPWRFVAVQDSALKAQLHEAAFKQAQVLSAPAVMVLYTDMEDTLATLDEVLHPGLPEERRAATKAGITSSFAAKSEGEREAWAAAQGHIALGYLVLAAQSLGYATSVMGGFEPEKVKQLLGLPAHVSIPALVAVGVADEAGFPTHRHGLDRILSIR